TCCTGGCCATGACCGTCGTGATCCCCGCGATCGGCGCGTACCTGATGGGAGTAGCCTTCAGCCTCGATTTGGGCGTTGTCCGCGACACGCACCGGCTGCTGTGGGCGGGCGCCCTGTACGGTCTGGTCATCACGGTCGCGTCCGGCACGCTGATGCTGGCCCTGTCGTCGCTGTCTCGGCGCTCGATTTACGTCGGGATCGCCTGGGCCGGGATCATCTTCCTGAGCCACATGCTGAGTTCGGCGCTCGTGGGCATCCGCAACGACACCGAGCGGCGCGAAATCGTCCGCGAGGACGTCGAAGCGTGGGTCAAGGCCCACCCGCCGCCCCCGGGCATCGAGATGCGCGGGATGTACCCGATTTCGCGGTCCACCACGACGCGGCGCGTGGTCGCCCCGGATATGCCAAAACTCCCGGACCTAAGTCCGGAAGAACGTGCCCAAGAGCAGTGGATGCGCGACTGGTCGGGCGCCATGAGTGAAGCCGGCTCACGGGCCGAAAGCGCCCGTGCCGCCCGCAGCTACACCGACTGGCGCCCCACGCTCTCGTTCGCCAACAACCTCGATCGCATGGGCGACTGGCTGCTTGATACGGACGGCGCGTGGGAACTGCTGGGTCGCACGCTCGAGCGCCCGCGGCAAATGGTCGGCCCACTGGCGAAGGGCCGCAACGTGCCGATTCCGAGCGGCCCGCCCAACGACCGGCGCTTGGCCGAGCGCATGGTCTGGCAGTTCCCCTGGTACTGGTCGGCCGGCACGCTGACCGGCTTGTGCTTGGTGTCCGCGTTCGTAATGTCGCGCCGCGTGAAGTCCCTGGACCGGCTCAAATGACCCCGATCATCGAGTTCGACGGCGTTTCCAAGTGGTACGGGAACGTCATCGGTCTGAACAAGCTGACGCTGCACGTCCCGGCGGGCGTTACGGGGCTGCTCGGCCCCAACGGTGCCGGCAAATCGACGCTGTTGCAGTTGGCTACTGGTCAACTACGCCCGAGCCAGGGCACTGTCCGCGTCTTCGGCCAGGACGTCTGGGACAACCCGGGTCTGAATCACCTCATCGGACTGTGCCCGGAACAGGATGCGTTCTACGAGTGGATGACGGGGCACGACTTCGTTCGCACCTGCGCCCGACTGAGTGGTATGAACCGGCGCGAGGCGACCAAGGCCGCGAACCGGGCAATGGAACTCGTCGGGATGACGGAGCACATGTACCGGGCGGTGCGCGGGTACTCGAAGGGAATGCGCCAGCGCACGAAGCTGGCCCAGGCGATGGTCCACAACCCGCGCGTGCTGTTCCTCGACGAACCGCTCACGGGGACCGATCCCGTGGCCCGGCGCGACCTAATTGACGTGGTGCGCGGGCTCGGCGCGAGTGGGTGTAGTGTGGTGGTGTCGAGCCACGTCCTGCACGAGATTCAAGCTCTTACCCCGCGCATCGTGCTCCTGCACCGGGGGCGCCTCGTCGCGCAGGGGCACGTCCGCGAGATCCGCGATCTTATCGACAAGCACCCGCACCGCATCGTCCTGGTGAGCGAACAGTACCGCGAACTGGCGGCCAAGTTAGCCACGTGCGCCGATGTGGACGGGATCAAGTTCATCGAGCGCGAATCGAGCCTATTGGTCGAGACGCGCCAGCCCGACGCCTTCTACGCGCGGTTGCCCGAGTTGGCCGCGACCGGCGGACTGTCCCTCCGCGAAGTGTACTCGGAAGACGACAACCTGGAAGCCGTGTTCAAGTACCTGGTGAACCGATGACCGTAGCGGAAGTTCGGCCCCCGCGCCGCTCACTGTCCACCGAGGCGTCTGCGCTGGTGGCCCTGTTCGATTTGACAGTACGCCAGCACACGCACGGCCGGCGGTTGCTGGTGCTCGTCCTCTTGTATCTGGTTCCGTGCGCGCTGGCGATCCTACTCCGCTCCCTGCCGCACCCAGCGGAGGCGGAGGCGCTGGAATTCGCACTCGTCCTCACCCTTCTGCCGCACGGTTTGGCGCCGCTCACGGCCCTGCTGTACGCTGCCGGGGTGGTGTCGGACGAGGTCGAAGAACAAACGCTGACGTACCTACTGTTGCGGTCGATTCCGCGCTGGGAGCTGTACCTCACGAAGCTCCTGGCGACGCTCTGTGTGACCACGTTGCTGGTCACAACGGCGGTCCTCGCGCTGTACACGTCCATCTACGCGGGCACGCCACAGTTCTGGAGTGAAGCGCTCCCACGCGCGGGCGGCGTAATCGCGGTATCGGCTCTGGCCCAAGTCGGGTACTGCGTGCTGTTCGGGTTCCTGGGCCTGGTCACGCGCCGGGCACTGATCGGCGGAATCGCTTACATCGTGGCGATCGAGGGAGTGTTGGCGAACCTCGACTTCGTGGGGCGCTCGCTGACGGTGGTGTACTACGTTCGCACGCTGTCGCTCCGGTGGTTGGATCTGCCCGCGGAACAGTTGCGCCGGTGCCAGGACGCTTGGGGCATGACGGAACTGGACAAGCTGCCGTCGTCGAGCGGCTGTGCCCTCGGGCTTCTCGGCTTCGGCGCCGTGCTTGCGCTGGTGTCGGCCCTGTTGTTCGCTCGCAGCGAGTTCCGCGTGAAGACGCCGGGCAGCGATTGAGGCACTGTAGGTGTGCGCGAGAAAATAGAGTAAGCGACGAGGCTACTCTTTTTCCGGTGACACGAGTTTGAGTCCGATCAGACAGCCAATGATTCCCGCCAAGAAGAACAGCCGCCAGAACGTCGCCGGGTCTTTGAACCAGATGATCCCGATGAGCGCGGTTCCCGCCGCGCCGATCCCGGTCCACACCGCGTAGGCGGTACCCAGCGAGATTTTCTGGGCCGCGAGCGTGAGCAACCCGAAGCTGATGATCGACAGGAGCACGAAGGCGATCGACCAACCGATTTTGGTCAGCCCTTCGGAGAGCTTCAGGCAGGTCGTGAACCCGCACTCGAAAAAGCCCGCGGCGATGAGGTAGAGCCAGTGCATGTGTGTTCGCGATTGAGACCGCTTTCGCGGGTCGAATCCGTTTTGAGATCAGTGTTACGACCGCACGAGCCGCGACCGCAAGGGAGCGGGAGGCGCCACCACGCCCTTGCGGTCGCAGCTCGCTTAAAGGAAACTGAAGCTGGCCTGAAGCCGTTGACATCGAAGGCACGTCAACGGCGTTTGGAGGTCGATAACCGGGCCGGAGTCGCCGGCTGTGGTGGGCCTTCGCCGCAAAGCCGGCTCGACCCACCCTACTACAGCGTTTGGAGGTCGATAACCGGGCCGGAGTCGCCGGCTGTGGTGGGCCTTCGCCGCAAAGCCGGCTCGACCCACCCTACTACTACAGACCCACCCTACTACAGCGTTTGGAGGTCGATAACCGGGCCGGAGTCGCCGGCTGTGGTGGGCCTTCGCCGCAAAGCCGGCTCGACCCACCCTACTACAGATCAGGCCGCGACCAGGGACGCGACGGCGGACGCTTCCGGCATCGGGGTCGCGTCCTTGAGCGCCGCCAGTGCGTCGAGCAGGCCGTCGATTTGTGTCGGCGCGTGGTTCGCGTTCACCTGCATCCGCAACACGCCAGCACCGTGCGGCACCGCGGGGAACACCACCGATTGCACGTAGTAGCCGTGGTCGTACAGGAACTTCCCGGCCTTCAGCGTCGCCTCTTCTCCCCCGACCAATACCGAGACGATCGGCACCCGGCCGCCCATCACGGCCAAACCCAATTGGGCCGCGCCGCGGGTGAGTTGGCGGACGTTCGCGTCGAGCTTCGCCCGCAGCACCGGGTACTCGGCAGACATCAGGATGTCCACCACCGCACAGACGGCCTCGAGGTACGGGGGCGGAACCGGTCCGCCGAAGATGAGCGAGTTCGACTTCAATTTCAGCACGTCGATCGCGGCCTGTGAACCCCCGACGAACCCGCCGAGGCACGAAAACCCCTTCGAGAGCGAGCCGATGGTCAGCACGTTGTCGTAGCCGCCGAGTGCCTCGCGCACGGTCCCGCGCCCGTGCTCCCCGAGCACCCCGCTCGCGTGCGCATCATCCACGTACAAGCAGGCATTGTGCTGGCGCGCGATGCGCTGAAATTCGGCCAGCGGCGGCAGATGGCCGCTCATGCTGTACACACCGTCCACGGCGATCACCGCGTGCCGGAACGGGTGCAGGGAGCGCAGCGTTTCTTCGAGCGCTTCGGGCGAGTTGTGCGCGAACTTCGCGGTGCGCACCCCGCGCGCCTTGGCGAGTTTCAGCCCCTCGTCGATCGAGTTGTGCGCGAACTGGTCGGCCACGAGCACGTCGCGCCGCGTGACCAGCCCCGGCAGCGCGCCGACGTTCGCGAGCGTGACCGACGGGTAAATCAGCGCGGCCTCGGTGCCGAGCCATTCGGCGATCTTCCGCTCGGCGCGCACGTTCGGTTCGACAGACGCGAACGCCCGCGAACTGCCGTTGTGCGACCCCCACGCCCGCACCCCGCGCTCGATCGCGCTCGTCACACGCGGATCCTGGTCGAGCCCGAGGAAGCTGTCGGACCCGAAGTTGGTGACCCACCGCCCGCCGAGCTTGAACGTCCGATCGGGCCGGACCGCTTCGACGGTCTGGTCCTTCATCAGCAGGTCAGGGTACTCGTCGAACATGCGGCGGAAGAACCGGGTCATTCCAGTATCCGCGAGCGCGTCAATCAGTCGGTCCAGGGGCGCGGACATCATTAAGCCTCATCGTCGAGCGGCAGGCACCCGAATATATCGGACGTGCGCGCTGAGAAGTTTGGTCGATGTTGACGATTCCGCGGGCGATGCGGCTCACAAGACGTATGAGCAAATGGCGCGATCTTGCGCCTGCGGAATGGGTAATTTGGGCAGGATAAACCGAGTGGCAAATACTGAACGAATCGGCTGTGCCGAAAGTACAGACTTAAGCAACCCGGTAATCGGCTGAGCCGTGTTTCAGTTATCACCCCGGATGTGGCATGGCAAACTATTTTACGTCACTCGGGGTGTCTCGGGGTGACAACCGCGGTGAGAAAAGGCGAACGTTTACAGTCGATTTTTGGGAGACGAGAATTGGGGCAGGTGAAGCCCGGTCAACAACGCGAGCGGCCGAGACAATTGCCCGGCCGCTCGTGTTCGTTTCGGGTCGGCGCGTTACCGCGACTTTTTTGGTTTGTTGGGCTCGGACTTGTCTTTGTCGGCCTTCTTCGACAGGTTCTCGATCCCGGTGGGGCAGTCAGTCTTGAGCGGGCACGAGGCGCAGAGCGGGTTCTTCTCGACGCAGATTTCCTTCGCGTGAACGCTCATTAGCTCGGTGAATTCCGGGCCGCGGGCCTTCGGGATCACGTGCTCGATGCCGCCGCGGAGCGACTCCATATCGTCGGTCTCGGCCTCTTCGACCACGCCGAGGCGCCGAAGCACCCGGAACGTCGGGCCGTCGAGCGGGATCGCGTGGCCGCCGAGTGACCGTTGCACCACCCAGGCCACCGCGAAGTCGTTCACCTGCTTGAACCGGCCGATCTGTTTGGCCGCTTGCTTCAGGTTGAGCTTCTTCAACTCGCTGTCGTTGAAGTACCGCGACACCTGCTTGGCGGCCTGCTTCAGCCCCTTCTTCTCCATGTCGCCGAGGTCGTAGGAATAGTTCAACTCGAAGACCGCGTGCAGGACGCCGATGATCCACCCGGCGCGCGGGCCGGAGTTCGGGAGCGGCCGGAGCGCGTCCGCGACCTCTTGCACCGTGCTGACGCGGACCTCGTTCCAGTCCACGAATACTTTCCGCAGGCGCGCGTACCCGGCTTCCGCGTCCTCGGTGGTGCTGCCCTCGCGGCAGATCGCGAAGAGCAGTTCTTCCAGGAGCGGGCGCGGGACTTCTGGCTCCAGGGCGGGGAGCGGGAACCTCTTCTTGAGGGCCGCTTGCGCCTGGGTCAGGAGCTGTTGTTTGTTGGTGATGGCCGGCATTCAGTGGGACTCCGGTTCCGTAGGCGTTCGCCCGCTGGCGCTAGTTCGGGCGGTCCGTCGGTCCTTCGGCGGCTTCGGCTCGCGGTCCGTGGTCGGGTGCGCTCTCGTTCGGTGCGGCGCTCGGGGCCTCGGGTTCGTCGGCCCCGGTGTCCGGTTCGTCCGCGCCGTCGGGTTCGGCTCCGGCTTCGGGCGCCGGCGCGCCCCCGGTGAGCCGGTCGTTTTCTTCGCGAATCAGGCGGGCGATTTCGATGCTCTTCTTCACGCCCTCGTCGATCACGAACGTGACGTGCGGGACGTACCGCGACGTGAGCCGGTCCGCGAGCTTCGTCTGTACGAACCCGGCCGCGCTCTTCAGCCCGTGCATGGTGAGCTGCTGTTCCTTCACGGTCCCCATGACCGAGACGAACACCTTCGCGTGCTGGAGGTCGCCCGACACCTCGGCGCGCGTGACCGTAACGTTCTTAACGCGCGGGTCTTTCAGCTCGAACAAAATGGCGTTGGCCGCGGTTTCGCGGATCACTTCCGACACGCGCGCTATCCGGTGAGATTTCATCAGGTTCCAGAGTACAGAGGACCGGGGAAAGAACCGAAGACCGTCGAGTGTTTTGATCTCTGGCTTCTGACCCCTGCCCTTTGGATTGGAGCTCGCGCCCCAGTTAAAATCCGCTAAACGACCTCGCGGCCGACCGTCACTTCACCCCCCAGGTACTCCGCGACCGGGTGCCCGCGGAGCGCTTCGGTGATCTTCTGCAACACGCCCTGAACAGCGGCGGTCTCGAAACCGACCGCCGCGAAGCCGAGCGTCACCAATTTTACGTCGTCGTGGGTGTCCACTTCCGTCGCGGACACGTTGAACCCGTTGCGAATGCGGTCGAGAATGCTCCGCACGACCTGCCGCTTGTCTTTCAACGTGCGGCTCTCGCGCACCAACAACCGAACCGCCAGGGAGCCGATGACCATAGTCGTTTTGGCGAACGGCCGGTGTGAACCGGCCGGTAAGAACTCACGTGTTGTAAACGCGGCCGGGTGCCCCCGGCCGCGCGCACCCGTTACAGCGTCCGGTGCCGGATCTCGATCTTGAACGCCTCGATCACGTCGTCGACCTTGATGTCGTCGAAGCCGGTGATC
The Gemmata palustris DNA segment above includes these coding regions:
- a CDS encoding DMT family transporter, with product MHWLYLIAAGFFECGFTTCLKLSEGLTKIGWSIAFVLLSIISFGLLTLAAQKISLGTAYAVWTGIGAAGTALIGIIWFKDPATFWRLFFLAGIIGCLIGLKLVSPEKE
- a CDS encoding DUF503 domain-containing protein, with product MVIGSLAVRLLVRESRTLKDKRQVVRSILDRIRNGFNVSATEVDTHDDVKLVTLGFAAVGFETAAVQGVLQKITEALRGHPVAEYLGGEVTVGREVV
- a CDS encoding ABC transporter permease translates to MPIFDQGYQHWQGQLSGHRWRWLAVARHGVRAQLQNRFVRLLLFVAWMPALALVATLTLWGLLEQQAESVISFLQRLLPPEMVARPRDFRGAMWTVAYSYFFKAELLCSLFLVLIVGPNLVSRDLRFNALPLYLSRPLRRVDYFLGKLGVIGFFLAMTVVIPAIGAYLMGVAFSLDLGVVRDTHRLLWAGALYGLVITVASGTLMLALSSLSRRSIYVGIAWAGIIFLSHMLSSALVGIRNDTERREIVREDVEAWVKAHPPPPGIEMRGMYPISRSTTTRRVVAPDMPKLPDLSPEERAQEQWMRDWSGAMSEAGSRAESARAARSYTDWRPTLSFANNLDRMGDWLLDTDGAWELLGRTLERPRQMVGPLAKGRNVPIPSGPPNDRRLAERMVWQFPWYWSAGTLTGLCLVSAFVMSRRVKSLDRLK
- a CDS encoding ABC transporter ATP-binding protein — encoded protein: MTPIIEFDGVSKWYGNVIGLNKLTLHVPAGVTGLLGPNGAGKSTLLQLATGQLRPSQGTVRVFGQDVWDNPGLNHLIGLCPEQDAFYEWMTGHDFVRTCARLSGMNRREATKAANRAMELVGMTEHMYRAVRGYSKGMRQRTKLAQAMVHNPRVLFLDEPLTGTDPVARRDLIDVVRGLGASGCSVVVSSHVLHEIQALTPRIVLLHRGRLVAQGHVREIRDLIDKHPHRIVLVSEQYRELAAKLATCADVDGIKFIERESSLLVETRQPDAFYARLPELAATGGLSLREVYSEDDNLEAVFKYLVNR
- the rbfA gene encoding 30S ribosome-binding factor RbfA — translated: MKSHRIARVSEVIRETAANAILFELKDPRVKNVTVTRAEVSGDLQHAKVFVSVMGTVKEQQLTMHGLKSAAGFVQTKLADRLTSRYVPHVTFVIDEGVKKSIEIARLIREENDRLTGGAPAPEAGAEPDGADEPDTGADEPEAPSAAPNESAPDHGPRAEAAEGPTDRPN
- a CDS encoding endonuclease III domain-containing protein, with the protein product MPAITNKQQLLTQAQAALKKRFPLPALEPEVPRPLLEELLFAICREGSTTEDAEAGYARLRKVFVDWNEVRVSTVQEVADALRPLPNSGPRAGWIIGVLHAVFELNYSYDLGDMEKKGLKQAAKQVSRYFNDSELKKLNLKQAAKQIGRFKQVNDFAVAWVVQRSLGGHAIPLDGPTFRVLRRLGVVEEAETDDMESLRGGIEHVIPKARGPEFTELMSVHAKEICVEKNPLCASCPLKTDCPTGIENLSKKADKDKSEPNKPKKSR
- a CDS encoding aminotransferase class I/II-fold pyridoxal phosphate-dependent enzyme, translated to MMSAPLDRLIDALADTGMTRFFRRMFDEYPDLLMKDQTVEAVRPDRTFKLGGRWVTNFGSDSFLGLDQDPRVTSAIERGVRAWGSHNGSSRAFASVEPNVRAERKIAEWLGTEAALIYPSVTLANVGALPGLVTRRDVLVADQFAHNSIDEGLKLAKARGVRTAKFAHNSPEALEETLRSLHPFRHAVIAVDGVYSMSGHLPPLAEFQRIARQHNACLYVDDAHASGVLGEHGRGTVREALGGYDNVLTIGSLSKGFSCLGGFVGGSQAAIDVLKLKSNSLIFGGPVPPPYLEAVCAVVDILMSAEYPVLRAKLDANVRQLTRGAAQLGLAVMGGRVPIVSVLVGGEEATLKAGKFLYDHGYYVQSVVFPAVPHGAGVLRMQVNANHAPTQIDGLLDALAALKDATPMPEASAVASLVAA
- a CDS encoding ABC transporter permease — translated: MTVAEVRPPRRSLSTEASALVALFDLTVRQHTHGRRLLVLVLLYLVPCALAILLRSLPHPAEAEALEFALVLTLLPHGLAPLTALLYAAGVVSDEVEEQTLTYLLLRSIPRWELYLTKLLATLCVTTLLVTTAVLALYTSIYAGTPQFWSEALPRAGGVIAVSALAQVGYCVLFGFLGLVTRRALIGGIAYIVAIEGVLANLDFVGRSLTVVYYVRTLSLRWLDLPAEQLRRCQDAWGMTELDKLPSSSGCALGLLGFGAVLALVSALLFARSEFRVKTPGSD